The stretch of DNA CGTCGAGCCGAGCACGAACTCCCCCGGGTGCAGGATGAACGGGTCGTCCCCCTCGGTCTCGACCCGGCGAGTCAGGTCGGACTGGTCGACCGCCGGGTCGATGGTGGCGTACTTGTGGTTGTCGAAGACGCGGAAGAACCGGTCGAGCCGGACGTCGATGCTCGAGGGTTGGAGCATGGCCTGCTCCCAGGGGTCGAGCACGATCCGCCCGTCGTCGATCTGGGCCAGGATGTCCTTGTCGCTCAGCAGCACGGGGCCAACCTAGCCGCTCGCCCGCCCCTGTGTGTTCGCGCGCACGAGGCATCTCGCACAATGAGGACCATGGGTTTCAAGCGGTTCGTGGCACTGGGCGACTCCTTCACCGAGGGCGTCGGGGACCCGGATCCCACCCGACCCAACGGCGTGCGCGGATGGGCGGACCGGGTCGCCGACGTGCTCGCGACCCACGAGCCCGACTTCGGCTACGCCAACCTCGCGATCCGCGGGCGCAAGCTGCCGCAGATCCTGGCCGAGCAGGTCGAGCCCGCGCTGGCGCTGCGGCCCGACCTGATCAGCATCCACGGCGGCGGCAACGACGTGCTGCGGCCCAGCGTCGACGTCGACGAGCTCGCCGCGGCGTACGACGAGGCGATCGGCGTGCTGTCGGCCACCGGTGCCCGGGTCGTCATGTTCACCGTCGCCGACCCCGGCCTCAACCCCGTGCTCAAGGTGATCCGCGGCCGCACCGCCATCTTCAACGAGTGGGTGCGCGAGATCGCCGACAAGCACGGCGCGACGGTCGTCGACATGTGGCGGATGCGCGGCTGGAAGGTCGCCGAGGTGCTCGACGCGGACCGGCTGCACCTCAACGCCGTCGGCCACCAGGCGATCGCCATCGCCACCCTCGACGCGCTCGGCGTCGAGCACGACCTGCAGGAGCTGCCACCTCCGGTGGTCGCCGAGCTGACCGCCCGCGAGCAGCGCGCCGCCGACCTGGCCTGGGCGCGCACCCACCTCGCGCCCTGGGTGAAGCGGCGCCTGACCGGCCGCTCCTCGGGCGACGGCGTCAGCCCGAAGTACCCCGTACTGACGCCACTGCACCACCCTGCCGGGCGGGTGGGGTAGCATCCTCACCGCGATCCGTCCTACGGGTCGCCTGCGGATGTAGCTCAGTTGGTAGAGCGCGACCTTCCCAAGGTCGATGTCGCGAGTTCGAGTCTCGTCATCCGCTCCAACAGGCCCGGAAGGGCCCCGTAAGTGCTCGAGCGCGACGCCTCGCCGCTCCCTCCCGCGCCCCACACCCAGCAGGCGCGGCCGCCTCATCCATCCCTCCCCATCGGTCACCGTGCCCGGTTCCTGAGCACTGCCTGCGGGATACCTGTGTGACACATGTGGCAGTTGCGACATTTGTGAATCCGGCCGATAGTGGAGCGTCGAGAAGTCCCCTTCTCGACCGACCAGGCACCTTCCCCCAGCCTCTCGGAGTACGCCATGCACCGCCCTCGTCCCCGCACCGTCGCCGCCGGCGCACTCGTGCTGCTGCTCGCCGCCGCGCCGTTCATCCCCCGCGGCAGCGGCGACCACGGCGCCATCAGCCCGTCGGGCGAGCAGCCCACGTTCGCGCCGCGCGAGGCCGCCGCCGTCGGGTACGGCGCCGTGACGCCCGCGATGCGCCAGGAGATCGACCGGGCGGTCGCGGCGACCACCTCGCTGCCCCGGCAGCACGGCCGGATCACCGCCCGCGCCGCGAGCACGCTGACGCAGTGCGCCGACCTCGAGGGCCAGACCTACTGCCTGGGTGAGGGCTGGACCCAGGACGACCAGGCCAGCGTGCAGGCCCGGGTCGCCACCGAGGTCGCCCCGCCGGCGGCGCGCCGTACGGCACAGCGGCAGAAGAAGCTGCGCCAGACCGGGGACCTCTCGCCGAAGGCAGCGCTCGCGCGACTGGCGAAGATGAGCCCGAAGGCACGCGCCAAGGCCGAGCGAGCGGAGCTCACCCAGGCCGCCCGCTCGGTGGCCAAGGTGTGGATGATCCGCAACGAGATCCAGGGCACGCCGCTGCCGGCCGGATTCCTGGCCGCACATCCGGAGGCCCGCGTCACCGTCGGCGCCGGCCGGGTCGCTGCCACCACGCCCAGCGCCACGCCGTCCAAGCTGCCGACGGTGAAGCCCAGCACGACCCTCGCCGCCGTCGCCACCAGCGCCGCACCGACGGCTGTCGCCAGCACGTCGGTCGCCGCGTCCGTGCCGACGACGTACCCGGTCAAGGCCAAGATCCTGAAGAACAAGCAGACCGCCGAGCAGGTCCGCACCTACTGGTGCGGGCCGACCTCGATGCAGATGATCGCCTGGGGCTGGAAGCAGAAGGACAAGGGCGCCGCACACTGGGCCGCCAAGCTCGGCACCACCAGCGCCGGCACCGCGATCTCGGACATGGTCCGGGTGACGAACCACAACACCGGCTGGGACACCCTCGCCGGCCCCTATGTCACCCTCGACGTGAAGAGCTTCACCACCGCACAGTTCTGGGCGCTGCTGCAGAAGCACATCGCGCAGTACAAGGCGCCGATCATCCTGCACCCGCAGCTGCTCACCCGCTACTTCCCCTACCTGGACCACAGCGGCAGCGGCCACTTCCAGGTCGGCCGCGGCTACCGGACCACGAAGACCACCCACACCCAGGAGATCGGCTACTACGAGCCGTGGAACCAGCAGCGGTTCCACCCCTCGGAGCCCTACATCTCGCGGGTGCAGTGGTTGCCGGTCGACCGTGAGCTGAGCGCGGTCAAGGCGAACGCGTTCCACAACATCGGCGTCTGATGCGAGGCCTCCGACGAGGAGCGGTGGCCAGCTGCGCGCTGGTCGTGCTCGCGGCCACGGCCGCCGGCTGCACGAAGGCCGACGACCAGCCGGGTGACGCCGCCTCGCCGGGCGAGCAGCCCTCGCTCGCGTCCAGCAGCCCCTCCGGTACGCCGAGTGCTGCGACGACGAGCGCACCCGCCTCTCCTACCCAGCCGGCGGCGACCGGAACGACCACTGCCACCGCCACCTCGGCACCGCTGCACTGGAAGGCGCTGCCAGGCGCCGCCGGCGACACCGTCTCCACCAACGGCACCTGGACGCTGACCGTCGGCCAGCAGGGCGACTGGTGGTCGCTGGGTCGCACCTCGGCGGAGTCTGGCTCGGCGAAGCGGACCAGCGCTCCCGCCGGCCTGGAGGTGACCGACACCCAGCTGTCGGACACCACGGCTGTCGTGGTCTACAGCGACCCCGACGGCAACAAGCGGCAGCGCGCTGTCATCACCGCACTCGCCGGCGGGAAGGTGACCACCCTCGACAAGACCAGCGACCTGCCGCCGTCGACCGACGGCTCCTGGTCGCTGGACGGCACCACCCTGTGGCACGCGACCGACCACGCCGGCGCCTACTGCCTGGCGGCCACCGACGTCACCACGATGACCTCGACGCTCGGCTGGTGCGCGCCGGCCCGGCACGGCTTCACCAACGTCCTGGCCGCCGACGGCCAGACTTCGATGATGACCTTCGACGACCAGCAGCCCTCGTGCCGCACGGTGGTGACGGTCAGCGGCACGCAGACCTCGCCGTACGCGGACGTGCCACGGTGCAAGGGAGCCGAGGGAGCGGTCCTGGGGACGGGGCAGGCGGCGACCCGGGTCTGGTCGGTGGTGCCGAACGAGCACCGGTACCAGCAGGTGCACGTCTACGCCTCCACCGCCACCGGCATGGTCGACCTCGGCCTCGGCGTGAACAGCACGCTCACCGTGTGCGGCGCGGCGGCCTACTGGGCGCGGGACGCGGCGGGCGCGACGCCGGCAGCACTGATGCGCTGGGACGGCTCGCACCTCACGCTGGCCTACCAGGCGAAGGGCTTCCTCGGCCAGCCGCTGTGCGCCGGCCACGTGTTGAGCATCGTGGACTCCGGCGACAGCGGCGACCGACAGTTCAGCGCGACCGTGTCGTGAGCGCGGCTCGCTGCCGGGCTGCGCGACGAAGCGTCAGCACCGCTGCCACGGTGGCGATCGCCTCCGCGGTGATGGCGGGATAGCCCAGCGACTCCGACCAGTTGCCGATGTCGTCGTGGATCTGGGGCAGCCCGACGGTGCGCGAGACCAGGAACGCGAGCACCGAGGCGGCGCCCACGACCCCCGTCATGGCCCAGACCGCCGGCGTGTCGGCGACGACCAGGGCGA from Nocardioides sp. BP30 encodes:
- a CDS encoding SGNH/GDSL hydrolase family protein is translated as MGFKRFVALGDSFTEGVGDPDPTRPNGVRGWADRVADVLATHEPDFGYANLAIRGRKLPQILAEQVEPALALRPDLISIHGGGNDVLRPSVDVDELAAAYDEAIGVLSATGARVVMFTVADPGLNPVLKVIRGRTAIFNEWVREIADKHGATVVDMWRMRGWKVAEVLDADRLHLNAVGHQAIAIATLDALGVEHDLQELPPPVVAELTAREQRAADLAWARTHLAPWVKRRLTGRSSGDGVSPKYPVLTPLHHPAGRVG
- a CDS encoding C39 family peptidase is translated as MHRPRPRTVAAGALVLLLAAAPFIPRGSGDHGAISPSGEQPTFAPREAAAVGYGAVTPAMRQEIDRAVAATTSLPRQHGRITARAASTLTQCADLEGQTYCLGEGWTQDDQASVQARVATEVAPPAARRTAQRQKKLRQTGDLSPKAALARLAKMSPKARAKAERAELTQAARSVAKVWMIRNEIQGTPLPAGFLAAHPEARVTVGAGRVAATTPSATPSKLPTVKPSTTLAAVATSAAPTAVASTSVAASVPTTYPVKAKILKNKQTAEQVRTYWCGPTSMQMIAWGWKQKDKGAAHWAAKLGTTSAGTAISDMVRVTNHNTGWDTLAGPYVTLDVKSFTTAQFWALLQKHIAQYKAPIILHPQLLTRYFPYLDHSGSGHFQVGRGYRTTKTTHTQEIGYYEPWNQQRFHPSEPYISRVQWLPVDRELSAVKANAFHNIGV